A single Oncorhynchus nerka isolate Pitt River linkage group LG10, Oner_Uvic_2.0, whole genome shotgun sequence DNA region contains:
- the LOC115136495 gene encoding brain-specific homeobox protein homolog, whose protein sequence is MNLNYTSPMPQMPAQRSTSFFIEDILLHKPKPLREVFHSPFSNSLASGMPLLEYGYPLMPTPILAHHPHHPLQKLDHHQYFFTSGMQMPALFQHHPELPGKHCRRRKARTVFSDSQLSGLEKRFEIQRYLSTPERVELATALSLSETQVKTWFQNRRMKHKKQLRKTQDDQKNPNDLDRSMDNASESELNEKNTDDVNSGIEPNSYILENEDDVDIEDDICSPEPSL, encoded by the exons ATGAATCTGAACTACACATCCCCCATGCCTCAGATGCCAGCCCAGAGGTCAACATCGTTCTTCATCGAAGATATTTTATTACACAAACCCAAGCCTCTGAGAGAGGTCTTCCACTCGCCGTTCTCAAACTCTCTGGCGTCCGGAATGCCTCTCCTAGAATATGGATACCCACTGATGCCCACTCCGATACTAGCGCATCACCCGCACCATCCTCTACAAAAACTGGACCATCACCAGTATTTCTTTACGTCTG GGATGCAAATGCCGGCTTTATTTCAGCATCATCCAGAGTTACCCGGCAAGCATTGCAGACGCAGGAAGGCGAGAACGGTTTTCTCGGATTCTCAACTATCTGGTCTTGAAAAGAGATTTGAGATACAACGGTACCTATCCACGCCAGAACGAGTGGAGTTGGCAACAGCGTTAAGTCTCTCGGAAACCCAG GTGAAAACATGGTTTCAAAACAGAAGGATGAAGCATAAAAAGCAACTGAGGAAAACACAAGATGACCAGAAAAATCCGAATGACTTAGATAGATCCATGGATAACGCAAGTGAGAGTGAACTCAACGAAAAAAATACAGATGATGTTAACAGTGGAATCGAGCCGAACTCGTACATTTTGGAAAATGAGGACGATGTTGATATCGAGGATGACATTTGCTCGCCAGAACCTTCACTATAG